The following are encoded in a window of Variovorax paradoxus genomic DNA:
- the phnA gene encoding phosphonoacetate hydrolase, whose translation MTPETLEVNARSYRWMARPIVVVCVDGCEPAYLDAAIEAGVAPYIARMRKDGADLLADCVVPSFTNPNNLSIVTGAPPAVHGICGNYFFDRELGQEVMMNDPKYLRAGTVLAAFADAGAKLAVITAKDKLRKLLGHKMKGICFSSEKSDQVTMEENGIDNVLDMVGMPVPSVYSAELSEFVFAAGVKLMESQRPDLMYLSTTDYVQHKAAPGSPAANAFYQMMDGYLAQLDALGATIVLTADHGMNDKHGADGSPNVIYLQDVLDDWYGAETARVILPITDPYVVHHGALGSFATVYAPDEASVPGWIERIKGIPGMELVLSRKEAAQRFELPPDRIGDIVVVSEQSTVIGTAASRHDLSALEVPLRSHGGVSEQKVPLICNRPVEGIAAGRRLRNFDALDLALNHAR comes from the coding sequence ATGACACCGGAGACACTTGAAGTCAATGCCAGGAGCTATCGCTGGATGGCCCGTCCGATCGTGGTCGTGTGCGTGGACGGCTGCGAGCCGGCCTACCTCGACGCAGCCATCGAAGCCGGCGTGGCACCGTACATCGCCCGCATGCGCAAGGACGGCGCCGACCTGCTCGCCGACTGCGTCGTGCCTTCGTTCACCAACCCCAACAACCTGTCGATCGTGACCGGTGCGCCGCCTGCGGTGCACGGCATCTGCGGCAACTACTTCTTCGACCGCGAGCTCGGTCAGGAAGTGATGATGAACGACCCCAAGTACCTGCGCGCCGGCACCGTGCTGGCCGCCTTTGCCGACGCGGGCGCCAAGCTCGCGGTGATCACCGCCAAGGACAAGCTGCGCAAGCTGCTCGGCCACAAGATGAAGGGCATCTGCTTCTCGTCGGAGAAGTCGGACCAGGTGACGATGGAAGAGAACGGCATCGACAACGTGCTCGACATGGTCGGCATGCCGGTGCCCTCGGTGTACAGCGCGGAGCTCTCGGAGTTCGTGTTCGCCGCGGGCGTGAAGCTGATGGAATCGCAGCGCCCCGACCTCATGTACCTGTCGACCACCGACTACGTACAGCACAAGGCCGCGCCGGGCAGCCCCGCAGCCAACGCGTTCTATCAAATGATGGACGGCTACCTCGCGCAGCTCGACGCGCTGGGCGCCACCATCGTGCTCACGGCCGACCACGGCATGAACGACAAGCACGGTGCCGACGGCTCGCCCAACGTCATCTATCTGCAGGACGTGCTCGACGACTGGTACGGCGCTGAAACGGCCCGCGTGATCCTGCCGATCACCGACCCGTACGTGGTGCACCACGGCGCGCTCGGTTCCTTCGCCACGGTGTACGCCCCCGACGAAGCCAGCGTGCCGGGCTGGATCGAACGCATCAAGGGCATCCCGGGCATGGAACTCGTGCTCTCGCGCAAGGAAGCCGCACAGCGCTTCGAGCTGCCGCCCGACCGCATCGGCGACATCGTGGTGGTGAGCGAGCAGAGCACCGTCATCGGCACGGCCGCCAGCCGCCACGACCTGTCGGCACTCGAAGTGCCGCTGCGCTCGCACGGCGGTGTGTCCGAGCAGAAGGTGCCGCTGATCTGCAACCGCCCGGTCGAAGGCATTGCCGCCGGTCGCCGGCTGCGCAACTTCGATGCGCTCGACCTTGCCCTGAACCACGCACGCTGA
- a CDS encoding phosphonate utilization associated transcriptional regulator, which translates to MVTSNHSAALAFLQSSSLPMLMQEEIERLIMTGELPVGSRINESELSLRFNTSRGPIREALRALEEAGLVRNEKNRGVFVREIAFEEADEIYELREALEEIIGRRVALAIQPDAVERLRAMVDAMRSAAQAQDVEQYAQLNLQFHEILLDTAGSKKLTETYKRLVKELHLFRMRALDSGGGLRVSADEHSHIVDAIASGNADTAGRALRDHVAGSRARMHKAFGRIDGDAAIASNTPVTPNHPPQKEV; encoded by the coding sequence ATGGTCACCAGCAATCACTCCGCCGCCCTCGCGTTCCTCCAGTCCAGCTCGCTGCCGATGCTGATGCAGGAAGAAATCGAGCGTTTGATCATGACGGGCGAGCTCCCCGTGGGCAGCCGCATCAACGAGAGCGAGCTCTCGCTGCGCTTCAACACCAGCCGCGGCCCGATCCGCGAGGCGCTGCGCGCGCTGGAAGAGGCGGGCCTGGTGCGCAACGAGAAGAACCGCGGTGTCTTCGTGCGAGAGATCGCATTCGAGGAAGCCGACGAGATCTACGAACTGCGCGAGGCGCTCGAAGAAATCATCGGCCGGCGCGTGGCGCTGGCCATCCAGCCCGACGCGGTGGAGCGCCTGCGCGCCATGGTCGACGCCATGCGCTCGGCGGCCCAGGCGCAGGACGTGGAGCAGTACGCGCAGCTCAACCTGCAGTTCCACGAGATCCTGCTCGACACGGCCGGCAGCAAGAAGCTCACCGAGACCTACAAGCGGCTCGTCAAGGAGCTGCACCTTTTCAGAATGCGTGCGCTCGACAGCGGCGGCGGCCTGCGGGTCTCGGCCGACGAGCACAGCCACATCGTCGACGCCATTGCCAGCGGCAACGCCGACACGGCCGGGCGCGCACTGCGCGACCACGTGGCCGGCAGCCGCGCGCGCATGCACAAGGCCTTCGGTCGCATCGACGGCGATGCGGCCATCGCCAGCAACACCCCCGTTACCCCGAACCACCCACCCCAAAAGGAAGTCTGA